Proteins co-encoded in one Bacillus infantis NRRL B-14911 genomic window:
- the rpmJ gene encoding 50S ribosomal protein L36 — protein sequence MKVRPSVKPICEKCKVIRRRGKVMVICENPKHKQKQG from the coding sequence ATGAAAGTAAGACCATCAGTTAAGCCGATCTGCGAAAAGTGCAAAGTTATCCGCAGACGTGGTAAAGTTATGGTTATCTGTGAAAACCCTAAGCATAAACAAAAACAAGGCTAA
- a CDS encoding DNA-directed RNA polymerase subunit alpha has translation MIEIEKPKIETVEISDDAKYGKFVVEPLERGYGTTLGNSLRRILLSSLPGAAVTSIQIDGVLHEFSTIEGVVEDVTSVILNIKKLALKIYSDDEKTLEIDIQGEGAVTAADVTHDSDVEILNPDLHIATLGSNGHLRMRLTAKRGRGYTPADQNKREDQPIGVIPIDSIYTPVSRISYQVENTRVGQMTNYDKLTFDVWTDGSTGPQDAVALGAKILTEHLNIFVGLTDEAQNAEIMVEKEEDQKEKVLEMTIEELDLSVRSYNCLKRAGINTVQELANKTEEDMMKVRNLGRKSLEEVKHKLEELGLGLRKDD, from the coding sequence ATGATCGAAATAGAAAAACCAAAAATCGAAACGGTTGAGATCAGCGATGATGCCAAGTATGGAAAGTTCGTCGTAGAGCCGCTTGAGCGTGGGTATGGTACTACTTTGGGTAACTCCTTACGTCGTATCCTTTTATCCTCACTCCCTGGTGCCGCTGTCACATCTATTCAAATTGATGGGGTACTTCATGAGTTCTCAACAATTGAAGGCGTCGTAGAAGATGTAACATCTGTAATCTTAAATATTAAAAAACTGGCTCTTAAAATCTATTCTGATGATGAAAAGACGCTGGAAATTGATATTCAAGGTGAAGGTGCGGTTACTGCAGCTGACGTAACGCATGACAGTGATGTCGAGATCCTCAATCCGGATCTTCATATTGCTACCCTTGGGTCCAATGGGCACTTGCGCATGCGCTTGACTGCCAAAAGAGGACGCGGTTATACACCAGCTGATCAAAACAAGCGAGAAGATCAACCAATCGGTGTCATTCCTATCGATTCCATCTACACTCCAGTATCGCGTATTTCCTACCAGGTAGAAAATACACGCGTCGGGCAAATGACTAACTATGATAAGTTAACATTCGATGTTTGGACTGATGGAAGCACTGGTCCACAAGATGCGGTTGCTCTTGGAGCGAAGATTTTAACTGAGCATTTGAATATCTTTGTCGGCCTTACTGACGAAGCGCAAAATGCTGAAATCATGGTTGAGAAAGAAGAGGACCAAAAGGAAAAAGTTCTTGAAATGACCATTGAAGAACTCGATCTTTCAGTCCGTTCATATAACTGCTTAAAGCGCGCAGGCATCAATACTGTTCAGGAATTGGCCAACAAGACCGAAGAGGATATGATGAAAGTCCGCAACCTTGGCAGAAAATCTCTTGAAGAGGTAAAACATAAATTAGAAGAGCTGGGATTAGGCTTACGCAAGGATGACTGA
- the cwlD gene encoding N-acetylmuramoyl-L-alanine amidase CwlD: protein MKRKLQMAAFAAGLIILFLIFRYDFLENNSWKSWNLPLTGEIILLDPGHGGPDGGAGDSDALEKDIALNVSLKIRDYLQEQGALVIMTREDDRDLAPEGTKGYSRRKVEDLKQRLKLINESEADFFLSIHLNSIPSARWSGAQTFYAPQIKENAEAAKFIQDELRRNLENTERRAKPISHVYIMKYAKKPGALVEIGFLSNPGEKARLKTDDYQEKVAASIYNGVLRYFTNEEELVEPE, encoded by the coding sequence ATGAAGCGAAAATTGCAGATGGCTGCTTTTGCGGCCGGACTTATAATCTTATTTTTAATCTTTCGATACGATTTTCTCGAAAATAACTCCTGGAAGTCATGGAATTTGCCGCTCACAGGAGAAATCATCCTCCTGGATCCAGGACATGGCGGACCAGATGGCGGAGCCGGAGATTCAGATGCTTTAGAAAAGGATATCGCATTGAACGTCTCATTAAAGATCAGAGACTACCTGCAAGAGCAGGGAGCGCTTGTCATTATGACCAGGGAGGATGACCGTGACCTGGCTCCGGAGGGTACAAAGGGATACAGCAGGAGGAAGGTGGAGGACCTTAAGCAGCGGCTTAAGCTGATTAATGAATCCGAGGCCGACTTTTTCCTGAGCATCCACCTGAATTCCATTCCATCTGCCCGCTGGAGCGGTGCACAGACCTTCTATGCCCCGCAGATTAAGGAAAATGCTGAAGCAGCCAAATTCATTCAGGATGAGCTTCGCAGAAACCTGGAGAACACAGAAAGAAGAGCCAAGCCGATCAGCCATGTGTATATCATGAAATACGCTAAAAAGCCTGGCGCACTGGTCGAAATCGGCTTCCTCTCCAATCCGGGAGAAAAAGCCAGGCTAAAAACAGATGACTACCAGGAAAAAGTGGCAGCCTCTATCTATAATGGAGTATTGCGCTACTTTACGAATGAAGAAGAGCTGGTGGAGCCAGAATAA
- the rpsM gene encoding 30S ribosomal protein S13, whose protein sequence is MARIAGVDIPREKRVVISLTYIYGIGKNTAQKVLAEAGVSEDTRVRDLTEDELNKIREVIDRLKVEGDLRREVSLNIKRLMEIGSYRGLRHRRGLPVRGQNTKNNARTRKGPRKTVANKKK, encoded by the coding sequence ATGGCACGTATTGCTGGTGTAGATATTCCACGTGAAAAACGTGTAGTAATCTCATTGACTTACATTTATGGTATCGGTAAAAATACTGCTCAAAAGGTTTTGGCTGAAGCTGGTGTTTCTGAAGACACTCGCGTTCGCGACCTTACAGAAGATGAGCTTAACAAAATCCGTGAAGTAATCGACAGACTCAAAGTTGAAGGTGACCTTCGCCGTGAAGTTTCACTCAACATCAAGCGTCTTATGGAAATCGGTTCTTACCGCGGTCTTCGTCACCGTCGTGGCCTTCCTGTACGCGGACAGAACACTAAGAACAATGCCCGTACACGTAAAGGTCCTCGTAAGACTGTAGCTAACAAGAAGAAATAA
- the rplQ gene encoding 50S ribosomal protein L17, translated as MGYRKLGRTSAQRKAMLRDLATDLIISERIETTEARAKELRSVVEKMITLGKRGDLHARRQAAAFIRNEVANAETNQDAVQKLFSDIATRYEERQGGYTRIMKLGPRRGDGAPMVIIELV; from the coding sequence ATGGGATACAGAAAGTTAGGACGCACTAGTGCTCAACGTAAAGCTATGCTACGTGACTTAGCTACAGACTTAATCATCAGTGAGCGCATCGAAACAACTGAAGCTCGTGCGAAAGAGCTGCGTTCAGTTGTTGAGAAAATGATCACTTTAGGCAAGCGCGGAGACCTGCATGCTCGCCGTCAAGCAGCTGCATTCATTCGCAATGAGGTAGCTAATGCTGAGACAAACCAAGATGCAGTACAAAAGTTATTCAGCGACATCGCAACTCGTTATGAAGAGCGCCAAGGTGGATACACTCGAATCATGAAGCTTGGGCCTCGTCGTGGAGACGGAGCACCAATGGTTATCATCGAGTTAGTATAA
- the rpsK gene encoding 30S ribosomal protein S11: MARKTNTRKRRVKKNIESGIAHIRSTFNNTIVTITDVHGNALSWSSAGALGFRGSRKSTPFAAQMAAETAAKTSMEHGMKTLEVTVKGPGAGREAAIRALQAAGLEVTAIRDVTPVPHNGCRPPKRRRV, translated from the coding sequence ATGGCTCGTAAAACTAATACACGCAAACGCCGTGTTAAAAAGAATATTGAAAGTGGTATCGCCCACATCCGTTCAACATTCAATAACACTATCGTAACAATCACAGACGTTCATGGTAACGCTCTTTCTTGGTCAAGTGCTGGAGCTCTTGGATTCAGAGGTTCTCGTAAATCTACTCCATTTGCTGCTCAAATGGCTGCTGAAACTGCAGCGAAGACATCTATGGAACATGGTATGAAAACTCTTGAAGTTACTGTTAAAGGACCTGGTGCAGGACGTGAAGCTGCCATTCGTGCCCTTCAGGCTGCTGGTCTAGAAGTAACGGCTATCAGAGATGTTACTCCGGTTCCTCATAACGGATGCCGCCCGCCAAAACGTCGCCGCGTATAA
- the rpsI gene encoding 30S ribosomal protein S9, whose translation MAQVQYIGTGRRKSSVARVRLVPGDGKIIINGREIESYIPFAALREVVKQPLVATETLNSYDILVNVNGGGYTGQAGAIRHGIARALLQADPEFRPTLKRAGLLTRDARMKERKKYGLKGARRAPQFSKR comes from the coding sequence TTGGCACAAGTTCAATATATCGGTACTGGTCGTCGTAAAAGCTCCGTTGCCCGTGTTCGTTTAGTTCCTGGCGATGGCAAAATCATCATCAATGGTCGTGAGATCGAAAGCTACATCCCATTCGCAGCTTTGCGTGAAGTAGTTAAGCAGCCGCTTGTTGCTACTGAAACACTAAACAGCTACGATATCCTGGTAAACGTTAATGGCGGTGGATACACTGGCCAAGCTGGCGCAATCCGTCACGGCATCGCTCGTGCATTGCTTCAAGCTGATCCAGAATTCCGTCCAACATTAAAGCGCGCTGGACTATTGACTCGTGACGCACGTATGAAAGAGCGTAAGAAATACGGTCTTAAAGGTGCTCGTCGTGCTCCTCAGTTCTCAAAGCGTTAA
- the infA gene encoding translation initiation factor IF-1, whose protein sequence is MAKDDVIEIEGTVIETLPNAMFKVELENGHTVLAHVSGKIRMHFIRILPGDKVTVELSPYDLTRGRITYRFK, encoded by the coding sequence ATGGCGAAAGACGATGTAATCGAAATAGAAGGCACAGTTATTGAAACTTTGCCAAATGCTATGTTTAAGGTAGAATTGGAAAACGGTCATACTGTTTTGGCTCATGTTTCCGGCAAGATCCGCATGCACTTCATCCGCATCCTGCCAGGAGATAAAGTAACAGTTGAGCTTTCACCATATGACTTGACTCGCGGAAGAATCACTTACCGCTTCAAATAG
- the truA gene encoding tRNA pseudouridine(38-40) synthase TruA, which translates to MQRFKCKIAYDGSQFSGYQVQPGKRTVQLEVERALAKIHKGNPVKIFASGRTDAGVHARGQVIHFDSPLAIPEDRWVTALNSLLPKDIAVESTEKAAEGFHARFDACGKEYRYFIYRGKIRSPFERHYSYHYPHPLDIRAMREAAEHLLGTHDFSSFCASRTDVEDKVREIRKVHVEEAGEMLELHFTGSGFLYNMVRILTGTLLEAGAGTRDPGSFPEVISGRDRSLAGKTAPAEGLYLWKVFY; encoded by the coding sequence ATGCAAAGATTCAAATGCAAGATTGCCTATGACGGCTCACAGTTCTCCGGATACCAGGTGCAGCCGGGAAAGCGGACTGTGCAGCTTGAAGTGGAAAGGGCACTGGCCAAAATCCATAAAGGAAACCCGGTGAAGATCTTTGCTTCAGGCAGGACAGACGCCGGGGTGCATGCGAGAGGGCAGGTCATCCACTTTGACTCGCCGCTCGCCATTCCTGAGGACAGATGGGTGACAGCCCTGAACTCCCTCTTGCCGAAGGACATCGCTGTGGAGAGCACTGAGAAGGCCGCTGAAGGCTTTCATGCCCGCTTTGATGCATGCGGGAAAGAATATCGCTACTTTATTTACAGAGGGAAAATTCGAAGCCCGTTTGAGCGGCACTATAGCTATCACTATCCTCACCCCCTTGATATCCGAGCGATGAGGGAAGCTGCGGAACATCTTCTCGGCACCCATGACTTCTCAAGCTTCTGCGCCTCCAGGACAGATGTGGAGGACAAAGTAAGGGAAATCCGGAAGGTTCATGTCGAGGAGGCAGGGGAGATGCTGGAGCTCCATTTTACGGGCAGCGGCTTCTTATATAATATGGTCCGCATCCTGACAGGCACGCTCCTCGAAGCAGGAGCAGGAACGAGAGATCCGGGGAGCTTCCCGGAAGTCATTTCAGGCAGGGACAGGAGCCTGGCTGGCAAGACAGCTCCTGCCGAGGGGTTGTATCTATGGAAGGTATTCTATTAA
- a CDS encoding energy-coupling factor ABC transporter ATP-binding protein — protein MDILLQNVEHRYQINTPFERLAIQDVSIDIPSGTYLALIGHTGSGKSTVLQHLNALLKPTKGSVKIGDREITAGKKEKNLKAVRQKVGIVFQFPEHQLFEETVEKDICFGPMNFGVSEAEAKERARKAIIQVGLTESVLEKSPFDLSGGQMRRVAIAGVLAMNPDVIVLDEPTAGLDPRGRKEIMEMFYSLHKERGLSTILVTHSMEDAAAYADQIVIMHKGEVYRKGVPVEIFADPAGLLELGLDVPEVVKFQQKFEKAFGLKLGMTCLTMEQLTDAIAGAVKRGEAK, from the coding sequence ATGGACATCTTACTCCAAAATGTAGAGCATAGATACCAGATAAACACACCATTTGAGCGGCTGGCCATCCAGGATGTATCAATTGATATCCCATCAGGCACATATCTCGCCCTAATCGGCCATACCGGTTCAGGCAAGTCTACTGTCCTTCAGCATTTGAATGCCCTGTTAAAGCCGACAAAAGGCAGTGTCAAAATAGGGGACAGGGAAATTACTGCAGGGAAAAAGGAGAAAAACCTAAAGGCGGTCCGCCAAAAGGTCGGGATTGTCTTTCAGTTCCCAGAGCACCAGCTTTTCGAAGAAACAGTCGAAAAGGATATCTGCTTCGGCCCGATGAATTTTGGCGTCAGTGAGGCCGAGGCTAAGGAAAGGGCAAGAAAGGCAATCATTCAGGTCGGCTTGACCGAGTCGGTTCTTGAGAAGTCTCCTTTTGATCTATCCGGTGGCCAAATGCGGAGAGTGGCCATTGCCGGTGTGCTTGCCATGAACCCTGATGTAATCGTTTTGGATGAACCGACAGCTGGCCTGGACCCGCGCGGGCGGAAAGAGATCATGGAGATGTTCTATTCGCTCCATAAGGAAAGAGGCCTTTCCACTATCCTGGTGACCCACAGCATGGAGGACGCTGCCGCCTACGCCGATCAGATTGTGATCATGCATAAAGGCGAGGTATACAGAAAAGGCGTTCCGGTAGAAATCTTTGCGGATCCGGCAGGACTTCTTGAGCTCGGCCTGGATGTACCGGAGGTTGTAAAATTTCAGCAGAAGTTCGAGAAGGCATTCGGATTGAAGCTCGGAATGACCTGCCTGACGATGGAGCAGCTGACAGATGCGATAGCAGGCGCAGTGAAGCGGGGTGAGGCCAAATGA
- a CDS encoding energy-coupling factor transporter transmembrane component T family protein, with the protein MMEKMIFGRYVPADSVLHRMDPRAKLAIIFLFVCVVFLANNILTYAILTVYTLMMVRSSRVPARFIYMGLRPVLWLVLFTLLLHVFMTKGGEVILDLGWLKIYEEGLKQGLFISMRFFLLIMMTSLLTLTTTPIEITDGLESLLGPLNKVKFPVHELALMMSISLRFIPTLMQETDKIMKAQTARGVDFSGGPIKDRVKSIIPLLIPLFVSSFKRAEELATAMEARGYRGGEGRTKYRQLNWSTRDTLMLLLLLAVAALLAVFRT; encoded by the coding sequence ATGATGGAGAAAATGATTTTTGGCCGCTATGTGCCTGCCGACTCCGTCCTTCACCGGATGGATCCCCGTGCGAAGCTTGCCATTATCTTTTTATTTGTTTGTGTCGTTTTTTTAGCCAATAATATCCTGACTTATGCCATTCTCACTGTCTACACGCTGATGATGGTCCGTTCATCCAGGGTCCCTGCGAGGTTCATTTATATGGGGCTGCGGCCGGTGCTGTGGCTTGTGCTTTTCACCCTGCTGCTGCATGTATTCATGACAAAGGGCGGAGAGGTCATCCTCGACCTTGGATGGCTGAAAATTTATGAAGAAGGCCTGAAGCAGGGTCTGTTCATCTCTATGCGCTTTTTCCTGCTGATCATGATGACGTCGCTATTAACCCTGACAACGACCCCCATTGAAATTACCGATGGGCTGGAAAGCCTGCTGGGTCCTTTGAACAAGGTGAAGTTCCCTGTCCATGAGCTGGCTCTGATGATGTCGATTTCGCTTCGCTTCATCCCGACCCTCATGCAGGAAACAGATAAGATCATGAAGGCGCAGACTGCCAGGGGAGTCGATTTTTCAGGCGGACCGATCAAGGACCGTGTAAAGTCGATCATTCCGCTGCTGATCCCTTTATTCGTCAGCTCGTTCAAACGCGCTGAGGAGCTCGCCACCGCTATGGAGGCAAGAGGCTACCGCGGAGGGGAAGGCAGAACGAAATACCGGCAGCTGAACTGGAGCACAAGGGACACCCTTATGCTGCTCCTGCTCCTGGCAGTTGCGGCACTGCTTGCTGTATTCCGCACATAA
- a CDS encoding KOW domain-containing RNA-binding protein, whose product MHRLILKMVCGPDKINLISGQIVLIKNGRDDGEYDIIIRLIDGRFVSIAEGARRKSGNPLLKSVRHLELTDYVSPEIECSINETGRAMKGKLRFA is encoded by the coding sequence TTGCATAGGCTCATTCTGAAAATGGTCTGCGGCCCTGACAAGATCAATTTGATCTCTGGTCAAATTGTTTTGATTAAAAATGGGCGGGATGACGGCGAATATGATATAATTATAAGGTTGATAGATGGACGGTTTGTCTCTATAGCCGAAGGGGCCAGACGAAAGTCAGGCAATCCGCTGCTGAAGAGCGTCCGGCATCTGGAGCTGACTGATTATGTTTCTCCGGAAATCGAGTGCAGCATAAATGAAACCGGCCGTGCAATGAAGGGAAAATTACGTTTTGCGTAA
- a CDS encoding energy-coupling factor ABC transporter ATP-binding protein: MSNPLVQLENISFQYDAGSQYALRNVSFNIQEGEWLAIVGHNGSGKSTLAKLLNGLQYAQEGRILVKGTELTEETVWDVRRAVGMVFQNPDNQFVGTTVQDDVAFGLENNGVPQEEMKERVSSSLEMVNMGQFLDQEPHHLSGGQKQRVAIAGVIALRPSLIILDEATSMLDPRGREEVLQTVRELKSEHRMTVISITHDLEEAAKADRIIVMNQGQLYREGTPEEIFQMDEELVKLGLDIPFPVKMSKALREKGLAIPKFYLTEEELVEKLWTSYSKM; this comes from the coding sequence ATGTCAAATCCACTTGTTCAATTAGAAAACATTTCTTTTCAATATGATGCCGGCAGCCAGTATGCCTTAAGAAACGTTTCCTTTAACATACAGGAAGGGGAATGGCTTGCCATTGTCGGCCACAACGGATCAGGCAAGTCTACATTGGCCAAGCTCTTAAATGGGCTGCAGTATGCCCAGGAAGGCAGGATCCTGGTGAAGGGGACTGAACTGACAGAAGAGACCGTCTGGGACGTCAGAAGGGCTGTAGGGATGGTGTTCCAGAATCCCGATAACCAGTTTGTCGGAACAACGGTGCAGGATGATGTGGCTTTTGGTTTAGAAAACAATGGAGTCCCGCAGGAAGAGATGAAAGAAAGAGTGAGTTCCTCATTAGAGATGGTCAATATGGGCCAATTTCTAGATCAAGAGCCGCACCATCTTTCAGGCGGCCAGAAACAAAGAGTCGCCATTGCAGGGGTTATCGCCCTGCGGCCGTCGCTGATCATACTGGATGAAGCTACAAGCATGCTGGACCCCCGCGGAAGAGAAGAGGTCCTGCAGACGGTAAGAGAGTTAAAGAGCGAGCACAGGATGACGGTTATCTCCATCACCCATGATCTTGAAGAAGCGGCCAAGGCAGATCGGATCATCGTCATGAACCAGGGGCAATTATACAGGGAAGGCACACCGGAGGAAATTTTCCAGATGGATGAGGAGCTTGTAAAGCTCGGCCTGGACATTCCATTCCCGGTAAAAATGAGCAAGGCACTGCGTGAAAAAGGGCTGGCCATCCCAAAATTTTATTTAACAGAAGAAGAGTTGGTGGAAAAGCTATGGACATCTTACTCCAAAATGTAG
- the rplM gene encoding 50S ribosomal protein L13, with product MRTFMANANNIERKWYVVDAEGKTLGRLASEVAAVLRGKNKPTFTPHVDTGDNVIIINAEKIELTGKKLTDKIYYRHTMHPGGLKTRTALEMRTNYPVKMLELAIKGMLPKNSLGRQMFKKLHVYAGSEHPHQAQQPEVYELRG from the coding sequence ATGCGTACGTTTATGGCTAACGCAAACAATATCGAGCGTAAATGGTATGTTGTTGACGCTGAAGGCAAGACTCTAGGTCGCCTTGCAAGTGAAGTAGCAGCAGTCCTGCGCGGCAAAAATAAACCAACTTTCACACCGCACGTTGACACTGGTGACAATGTGATCATCATCAACGCTGAGAAAATCGAACTGACTGGTAAGAAGCTTACTGACAAGATCTATTACCGTCACACAATGCACCCAGGCGGTCTTAAAACAAGAACTGCTCTTGAGATGCGTACAAACTACCCTGTGAAAATGCTTGAGCTTGCTATCAAAGGCATGCTTCCAAAGAATTCACTTGGCCGTCAAATGTTCAAAAAATTACACGTATATGCTGGCAGCGAACATCCGCACCAAGCACAACAACCTGAAGTTTACGAACTTCGTGGATAA
- the gerD gene encoding spore germination lipoprotein GerD, with protein sequence MYKIFRLLPLILLLAVSGCGQAAESGSGQMDYDQTKKMIVDILKTDDGKKALQELMGDEKLKQQLVMDQAMVSDTIERTLTSDKGTEFWKKSFEDPKFAESMAKSMEKENEKLLKDLMKDPEYRKMMVEVLKDPELEKEVTTILKSNEYREHLQKVMTETFESPIYKAKIQDMIIKATEEVKSGGKESEGGGSGESGGGGGEGGDSGGGS encoded by the coding sequence ATGTACAAAATATTCCGGCTCCTCCCACTTATCCTCCTCCTTGCCGTTTCGGGCTGCGGCCAGGCTGCCGAATCAGGCAGCGGCCAAATGGACTATGATCAGACAAAGAAAATGATTGTCGATATATTAAAGACCGATGATGGCAAGAAGGCGCTGCAGGAATTGATGGGAGACGAAAAGCTAAAACAGCAGCTTGTAATGGACCAGGCAATGGTTTCCGATACGATTGAGAGGACCTTAACATCTGATAAAGGGACTGAATTCTGGAAAAAATCTTTTGAGGATCCTAAATTTGCCGAAAGCATGGCAAAAAGTATGGAAAAAGAAAATGAAAAGCTTTTAAAAGATCTGATGAAAGATCCCGAATATCGAAAAATGATGGTGGAAGTCCTGAAAGATCCTGAATTAGAGAAAGAAGTCACAACCATTTTAAAAAGCAACGAATACAGGGAGCATCTCCAGAAGGTGATGACTGAGACTTTCGAAAGCCCTATATACAAAGCCAAGATACAGGATATGATCATCAAGGCTACAGAAGAAGTGAAGAGCGGCGGCAAAGAAAGCGAAGGCGGCGGATCCGGTGAAAGCGGCGGAGGCGGCGGAGAAGGCGGGGACAGCGGAGGAGGTTCCTGA
- a CDS encoding P-loop NTPase: MLTEQRVRELLGDVKEPFIHKTLGELNAIQEVSVKPEKNHVSVKIAVAKTGTAEQLQLQTQIVELLKKNGADSVGLRFSELPAEELAKHRSPEKEDKGLLSEDSKTKFIAIASGKGGVGKSTVSVNLAVSLARLGKKVGLVDADIYGFSVPDMMGITKRPVVREGRIIPVERFGVKVISMGFFVEDNAPIIWRGPMLGKMLNSFFNEVDWGELDYLLLDLPPGTGDVALDLHTMLPSCKEIIVTTPHPTAAFVAARAGAMALRTEHEIVGVIENMAFFESKLTGEKEYVFGHGGGDKLADELRTNVLGQLPLAQPDWNDADFAPSIYDKDHRLGKIYTDIAEKVIQSV, translated from the coding sequence ATGTTGACAGAGCAAAGAGTGAGGGAGCTTTTGGGTGATGTGAAGGAACCGTTCATACATAAAACACTGGGTGAACTGAATGCGATCCAGGAAGTTAGTGTGAAGCCAGAGAAGAATCACGTGAGTGTAAAGATTGCTGTTGCGAAAACAGGGACAGCGGAACAGCTTCAGCTGCAGACGCAGATTGTGGAATTGCTTAAGAAGAATGGTGCAGACTCTGTGGGCCTTCGCTTTAGCGAGCTGCCTGCGGAGGAATTGGCCAAGCACCGTTCTCCGGAAAAAGAGGATAAAGGGCTTTTATCAGAAGACAGCAAAACCAAATTTATTGCGATCGCCAGCGGTAAAGGCGGTGTCGGAAAGTCCACTGTGTCAGTCAACCTTGCTGTATCATTGGCGCGCCTCGGGAAAAAGGTCGGACTGGTCGATGCAGATATCTATGGGTTCAGTGTTCCTGATATGATGGGCATCACAAAGCGCCCGGTTGTCAGGGAAGGGCGGATCATCCCGGTTGAACGCTTTGGGGTGAAAGTCATATCCATGGGCTTTTTTGTTGAAGATAATGCACCAATCATCTGGAGGGGGCCGATGCTTGGCAAAATGCTGAACAGCTTCTTCAATGAAGTGGATTGGGGCGAGCTGGATTATCTGCTGCTTGACCTTCCTCCTGGAACAGGGGATGTGGCGCTGGATCTTCATACGATGCTTCCTTCCTGCAAAGAGATCATCGTCACCACTCCGCATCCGACAGCAGCTTTTGTTGCTGCGCGCGCAGGTGCAATGGCGTTGAGAACCGAGCATGAAATTGTCGGTGTAATTGAAAACATGGCCTTCTTCGAAAGTAAGCTGACTGGCGAGAAAGAATATGTCTTTGGCCACGGCGGCGGGGATAAGCTTGCTGATGAGCTAAGAACAAATGTTTTAGGGCAGCTGCCTTTGGCGCAGCCGGACTGGAATGATGCAGACTTTGCGCCATCCATTTATGATAAAGATCACAGGCTTGGTAAAATTTATACAGACATTGCGGAAAAAGTCATTCAATCAGTATAA
- a CDS encoding YbaK family protein, translated as MSVITTFTDKQREKQIKYEKTVLKDISIKSLKESVKGHFGSIRFTSGLLMNTGVEEACYDVAIEAYLLGAHFSRFGYYGEGVEQVLERCRSEEKHFVDTLYNFLLYWGSGEEAAANESLAGTCEHYVRHWWMEGFQKGQRRHKLRLH; from the coding sequence GTGAGTGTGATTACAACCTTTACAGATAAACAACGTGAAAAGCAGATCAAATATGAAAAAACGGTCCTAAAGGACATTTCGATAAAATCTCTGAAGGAAAGTGTGAAAGGGCATTTTGGAAGTATAAGGTTTACGTCGGGGCTCCTGATGAATACAGGAGTGGAGGAGGCCTGTTATGATGTCGCAATCGAAGCCTACCTCCTTGGGGCCCATTTCAGCCGGTTCGGCTATTATGGAGAAGGCGTTGAACAGGTCCTCGAAAGATGCAGGAGCGAGGAAAAGCATTTTGTTGATACGCTCTATAATTTCCTTCTTTACTGGGGGAGCGGTGAAGAAGCGGCTGCGAACGAGTCACTGGCTGGCACCTGTGAGCATTATGTGCGCCATTGGTGGATGGAGGGCTTTCAAAAGGGCCAGCGGCGCCATAAGCTGAGACTTCATTGA